The following are encoded together in the Tamandua tetradactyla isolate mTamTet1 chromosome 14, mTamTet1.pri, whole genome shotgun sequence genome:
- the ZBTB42 gene encoding zinc finger and BTB domain-containing protein 42: MEFPEHGGRLLGRLRQQRELGFLCDCTVLVGDARFPAHRAVLAACSVSFHLFYRDRPVGGRDTVRLNGDIVTAPAFGRLLDFMYEGRLDLRNLPVEDVLAAASYLHMYDIVKVCKRCLREKQPELNLQIPAPGAPEPPGQPQRSLPAWTRDLCPTTHKTGVPGVGVKATYPPRTAELPPWQASGEEGGALDLSLKSCPRREPFHLPCIPQPTLSSWSQPEVQPAVKDEQDSLSEQEDSNSRKRPHSSPRPPCTSAARRPAVGLEPLLVSRTGSQELQRDTEPGASEDELGPSGHLCVCPLCSKLFPGAHGLQLHLSSHFREREGARARLSSSGVAPTCPLCGKAFSCLYTLRRHERTHSGEKPYTCVQCGKGFQYSHNLSRHAVVHTREKPHACRWCERRFTQSGDLYRHVRKFHCGLVRTLLA, translated from the coding sequence ATGGAGTTCCCGGAGCACGGCGGGCGGCTGCTGGGCCGCCTGAGGCAGCAGCGCGAGCTGGGCTTCTTGTGCGACTGCACCGTCCTGGTGGGCGACGCGCGCTTCCCGGCCCACCGCGCCGTGCTGGCCGCGTGCAGCGTCTCCTTCCATCTCTTCTACAGGGACCGGCCCGTGGGCGGCCGCGACACGGTGCGGCTCAACGGAGACATCGTCACGGCGCCCGCCTTTGGCCGCCTGCTGGACTTCATGTACGAGGGCCGCTTGGACCTGCGCAACCTGCCGGTGGAGGACGTCCTGGCCGCCGCCAGCTACCTGCATATGTACGACATCGTCAAGGTGTGCAAGCGCTGTCTCAGGGAGAAGCAGCCCGAGCTGAACCTCCAGATCCCCGCCCCTGGGGCCCCCGAGCCGCCTGGCCAGCCTCAGCGCTCCCTTCCCGCCTGGACGCGTGACCTCTGCCCTACCACCCACAAGACTGGCGTCCCTGGGGTTGGGGTCAAGGCTACCTACCCGCCTCGAACAGCAGAGCTACCTCCCTGGCAGGCCTCAGGAGAGGAAGGCGGAGCACTGGACCTGTCACTGAAGTCCTGCCCTAGGCGGGAACCTTTCCACCTGCCCTGCATCCCCCAGCCAACCCTGTCCAGTTGGTCGCAGCCAGAGGTCCAGCCAGCTGTGAAGGACGAGCAGGACTCACTGTCCGAACAGGAGGACAGCAACAGCCGTAAAAGACCCCACAGCTCCCCGCGGCCCCCCTGCACTTCTGCAGCCAGGCGCCCAGCAGTGGGCTTGGAGCCGCTGCTGGTCAGCAGAACGGGCAGCCAGGAACTGCAGCGGGACACAGAGCCCGGGGCAAGTGAGGACGAGCTGGGGCCCAGTGGGCATCTCTGCGTCTGCCCCCTGTGCAGCAAGCTCTTCCCCGGAGCCCATGGGCTGCAGCTGCACCTCAGCTCCCACTTCCGCGAGCGGGAGGGCGCCCGCGCCCGACTCTCATCCAGTGGCGTGGCACCCACATGCCCACTCTGCGGGAAGGCCTTTTCGTGCTTATACACACTGAGGAGGCATGAGCGGACACACTCGGGCGAGAAGCCCTACACGTGTGTGCAGTGTGGCAAGGGCTTCCAGTACTCACACAACCTGAGCCGGCACGCAGTGGTGCACACGCGTGAGAAGCCTCACGCCTGCCGCTGGTGCGAGCGCCGCTTCACGCAGTCTGGGGACCTCTACCGCCACGTCCGCAAGTTCCACTGCGGCCTCGTCAGGACCCTGCTGGCGTGA